The region TCCGCCTGATGTCGCGTCCGGCGTGCCCGTCCGCTACCTCGACGCCGCGGTTCCGTGGGCGACGGAGATCGGGGCGCATCCGGGCAGCCCGCATCTCGAAGCCGCGATCGCGGCGCGCGTGCACCTCCGTTACGACGATACCGCCGCGGGCGTCGATCACACCGAAACGTGGGAGTGCATCCTCTTCCCGCTGACGGATCCTGCGCGACCGGAGGACGCACGGGTCGTCGACTATGACGAACGCGACCTGCGCGCCGATCCGCCGCCCCACGCCGCCTGGGCGCTGCCGCAGGCACCAATCGACAAAGCGACGTACTTCCGCACGTTCGGCAGGCAGCTCGAGGACTACCTCCATCGCACCCGCACGACAGACGTGCTCGCGAACGGTGAGCTGAAGCTGTACTCGCGCGTCGGCGAGTCGCGCGAGGAGTTCATCGCACGCTGCCGCACCGAGGGCGCGGCGCGCGCGGACGCCGATGCAGCGAAGCTGCGCGATCGCGTGCAAACGAAGCTCGACCGCCTCGAGAAACAACAGCGCACTGCGGAGGACCGCGTGCGCGAGCTCACCGTGGACTCGAAACAGCGCGTGCAGCAGGAGATCGTCGCGGGCGCCGGGCAGCTGCTGTCCATGTTCCTCGGCGGACGCCGCAACGTGCGCGCACTCTCCGGCGTCGCTTCACGACGCGGCATCACCCGCCGGACCCAGGAAAGGCTCGACACGGCACAGGGCAGGGTCGAGGACGTCGCCGAAGAGATGAAGTCGCTCGAGGCAGAGCTCGCCGATGAGCTGGTCGAGCTCCAGGAGAAGTGGGACGCGTGCGCGGAGAACATCGAGACGCGCACGATTCCGCTAGAGAAGAACGACATCCATGTCGCGGAAGTGGTGCTGCTCTGGGTACCGGTGGAGTGATCACGGGGCGGGCACGCCGGAGACCTCCGTCGGTCTCCGACTGAGCCTCCGCCTTGCGGCATCAGCACGGCCGGTCGCCGCGCTGCATAGCCGGATTACGGCATGAGCACGGCATCGATCACGTGGATGATTCCGTTCGACGCCTCGACATCCGTCTGGACGATCTGCGCCTCGTTGATGAACGCGCCGGCGGATGTGACGGAAATATCCGCGCTCCCGCCGCTCACCATCGTGATGCTCGAGGCTGCCGTGACGTCGGCGGCGTTGCGGCGCGCCGGTGCGACGTGGTAGAGCAGGATCGCCGTGAGTGTCTCGACCGGCACTGTGCCGATGTTGGATGCGTTCAGATTCAGCTCCGCGAACGCCGCGTCGGTCGGCGCGAACACGGTAAACGGACCGGTGCCGGACAGCGTATCGACGAGGTCGGCGGCGACGAGCGCTGCAATGAGGGTGGAGAACTCGCCCGTGGACTCGTTCACCGAGATGGCTGCATCGACTACAGTCCGGGGCTGCTCGGGCGCTGCGGTGTCGTCGTCACACGCGCCGAGCGTAAGTACGAGCGCCGGCAGAGCCAGCATCGCAAATTTCTTCATGGTCTTCTTCATGATCTATCTCCAGTTCGCGTGCTGCCCGGTCAGGGGAGCAGCACTTCATCGATTACGTGAATGATGCCGTTCGACGCCTCGATGTCCGTCGCGACGATCCTGGCATCGTTGATGTACGCATTGCCACCGCTCATTGTGATGCGGCCGCACCCATGCAGAACCGGCACGGCACACTCAACGGTGCCGCGCCGGCTGAATCGTCAGTCGTTCGCCGGCTTCGGCAGCACCACCGTGTCGATGACGTGGATCACGCCGTTCGACGCAGCGATGTCCGCCGTCACGACCGTCGCGCCATCCACCATGACCTTGCCATCCACCACCCGGATCGTCAGCGACTGCCCCTGTACCGTCTCCGGCGTGCCGCCATTGCTGCGCACGACATCCGCGGCCATCACGCGGCCGGGTACGACGTGGTACGTCAGCACGGCGCGCAGCGCGGCGGGATCCTTCAGCAGCGCCTCCACCGTGCCCGCCGGCAGCTTCGCGAACGCCTCATCCGTCGGTGCGAACACCGTGAACGGGCCCCGTCCCTGGAGCGTCTCGACCAGGCCGGCCGCCTTGACGGCGGCGACCAGCGT is a window of Longimicrobiales bacterium DNA encoding:
- a CDS encoding fasciclin domain-containing protein yields the protein MPVLHGCGRITMSGGNAYINDARIVATDIEASNGIIHVIDEVLLP
- a CDS encoding fasciclin domain-containing protein produces the protein MRNRFKVTLLAAAAAGVLLVPANAEAQHKASKDIVTVAVEAGSFETLVAAVKAAGLVETLQGRGPFTVFAPTDEAFAKLPAGTVEALLKDPAALRAVLTYHVVPGRVMAADVVRSNGGTPETVQGQSLTIRVVDGKVMVDGATVVTADIAASNGVIHVIDTVVLPKPAND
- a CDS encoding fasciclin domain-containing protein — protein: MKKTMKKFAMLALPALVLTLGACDDDTAAPEQPRTVVDAAISVNESTGEFSTLIAALVAADLVDTLSGTGPFTVFAPTDAAFAELNLNASNIGTVPVETLTAILLYHVAPARRNAADVTAASSITMVSGGSADISVTSAGAFINEAQIVQTDVEASNGIIHVIDAVLMP